The sequence ATCCCCGGCTGGTTGGCCCAGTGAGCGAGGTCGCGGCGCGTCACCGTCCACGCGTCGGCCAATGCCCAGCGCAGCCGTGACGCCGCTGTCGTCGGCAACTCGGCAGGGCTGGGAGCCGAGGAGAAGGCGAGTGAGGTCGTGCCAGTCATGTCGGTTGTGCCAGTCATGCCAGTCATGCCAGTCATGCCAGTCATGCCACCGTCTCCTTCATGGGTCGGTCGGTACCGGTGATCCGCAGGAACACGTCGTCAAGCGTGGGGCGGCGGATGCTGACGTCCTCGACGGTGAGCCCGGCCTCGTCAACAGCGCGGAGGAACGCCCCGAGCGCGCCGACGCGGTCGGAGACGGGCGCACTGAGGCGGTTGCGGTCGGCGTCGGTGTGGACGTCGGTGCCGCAGACCCGGCTGAGCAGCCCTGCGGCGGCGGGGAGCTCGTCGGCGCGGTGAACGGTGACGTCGAGGTGGTCGCCGCCGATGCGTGCCTTCAACTCCTCCGGCGATCCCTGCGCGACGACCTTGCCGCCGTCCACAACCGAGATCGCGTCGGCGAGCTGGTCGGCCTCCTCCAGGTACTGCGTCGTGAGGATCACCGTCGTCTTCATGGCGGCCAGTTCGCGCACCGCGTCCCACATCTCCGTGCGGGCGCGGGGATCGAGCCCCGTCGTCGGCTCGTCGAGGAACAGCACGGGTGGTGCGGTGAGCAGACCCGCGGCGAGGTCGAGCCTGCGGCGCATCCCGCCGGAGTACCCCTTCACCGGCTTGCCTGCCGCCTCGCTGAGCCTGAACGCGGTCAGCAGTTCGTCGGCCCTTCGCGCCGCGTCGGATGGACTCAGGTGGTAGAGCCGTCCGAACATCACGAGGTTCTGCCGCCCCGTGAGGATCTCGTCCACGGCGGCGTGCTGGCCGACGAGGCCAATGCTGCGCCGGACCTGCGGCGCCTGGGCGCGCACATCGAAGCCCGCGACCCGCGCGGTGCCGGAATCGGCGCGGGCCAGTGTGCTCAGCACCCTCACCGTGGTGGTCTTCCCCGCGCCGTTGGGGCCGAGGATCCCGTGCACGGTTCCGGAAGGAACGAGGAGATCCAATCCGTCGAGGGCGTTGGTGGTGTCGTAACGCTTGCGTAGTCCTGCGGCCTCCACGGCCGGAGCGGGGTTCATTCGCCCTCCGAACACTCTACGTTGTATGGAGAAGTTAGATTACTCTACACTGTATGGAGATTGCAAGCCGGGGTAACGTGTGGGAGGTGAGCAGCGTGTACGTGGGCGGCGGTGACCCGAAGCGCAGCATGGAACTGCTGTGGGGGGTGACGGAAAAGCCGAGGCGAGGGCCGAAGCCGAGATTCAGTGTCGAGGACATCGTCGCCAAGGCCATCGAGCTGGCGGACGCCGACGGCATCGAAGCGGTCACCATGCGCGGAGTCGCGTCGGCTCTCGGTCTGACGGCCATGTCGCTCTACGGCTATGTGCCGGGCAAGTCGGAACTCGTTGATCTCATGGTGGACAGGGTTCATGCCGAACTGGGCCCGCCCGAGCCGTCCGGCCCGGGGTGGCGGGCCGAAGTGGAGGCGCTGGCCCGCCAGGCGTGGGAGCTGCACCTTCGGCACCCGTGGCTGCTCCAGGTCTCCATGGCGCGGCCTCTGCTCGGCCCGAACGTCATCGCCAAGTACGACACCGACCTCCGCGCCGTCTCGAACCTCAAGCTGACGCCCGTCGAAATGGACCAGGTGGTCACCCTCCTGGCCAACTACATCCACAGCGCCGCCCGTGCCGCCGTCGAGGTCCGCAGGGTCGGGCAGGATACGGGCAAGGACAATCCGGAGTGGTGGACCGAGTACGAACCGCTGCTCGCGAAGGTGCTGGACGCGGAGCGGTTTCCGATGGCAGGCGAGGTCGGGAACGCCGTCGGCGAGGAGTACTACGGACCCAACGCCCCCGAGCTGGCGTTCGAGTTCGGTCTCGAAGTCCTGCTCGACGGCATTGCCGTGCTCGTCGATAGGGCTGCGCGCCGCGGCGAGGGCTGACCAGCTCGCGTTCCAGCATGCCTGCGGCGACGCACCCACCGCACCTGCGGTTCCGCTGTGAGCAGCCGTCGCGTGTGACACGCTGAAGCTCATGAATCGCCTCGCCGACGCCACGTCGCCGTACCTGCTCCAGCACGCCGACAACCCCGTGGACTGGTGGCCGTGGGGACCGGAAGCGCTTGGCGAGGCACGGCGTAGGGACGTGCCGATCCTGCTGTCGATCGGGTACGCCGCATGCCACTGGTGTCACGTCATGGCACACGAGTCCTTCTCCGACGACGACGTCGCGGCGTTCATGAACGAGCACTTCGTCAACATCAAGGTGGACAGGGAGGAGCGGCCCGACATCGACGCCGTGTACATGGCCGCCACCCAAGCCATGACCGGGCAGGGCGGGTGGCCCATGACGTGCTTCCTCACCCCTGAAGGGAAGCCGTTCCACTGCGGCACGTACTACCCGCCCGTCCCTGCCCACGGTATGCCGTCGTTCCGGCAGGTGCTGGAGGCTGTCGATCAGGCGTGGCGGGAGCGTCGCGCCGAGCTGGTGGAGGGCGCGGGCCGCATCGTCGAGCACATCGCCGAGCGGACGACGCCCCTGAGCACTCACCCCGTTGACGAGGACACCGTGACGTCGGCCGTCGCCACGTTGCGCACAGAGACCGACCCGGGCCACGGTGGATTCGGTGGCGCGCCGAAGTTCCCGCCGTCGATGGTGCTGGAGTTCCTGCTGCGCCATTACGAACGAACCGGCTCGGCGCAAGCTCTGTCTATTGTGGACCTCACTGCCGAGGGAATGGCCCGTGGCGGCATCTACGACCAGCTCGCAGGCGGGTTCGCCCGCTACTCAGTTGACGCGGGGTGGGTCGTACCGCACTTCGAGAAAATGCTGTATGACAACGCACTGCTGCTGCGGTTCTACGCGCACCTCGCCCGGCGCACCGGTTCCGCGCTGGCTCATCGCGTCGCCGGTGAGACGGCGGAGTTCCTGCTGCGCGACCTCCGCACCCCGGAGGGCGGGTTCGCCTCGTCCCTCGACGCGGACACCGACGGCGTCGAGGGACTGACCTACGTCTGGACGCCGCAACAACTCGTTGACGTGCTCGGCCGCGACGACGGCGTGTGGGCGGCGGAGACGTTCGGTGTCACAAGGGAGGGCACCTTCGAGCGGGGAGCGTCCACACTCCAGTTGCGGCGTGACCCGGACGATCCCGCCCGTTGGATGCGGGTCACGTCCGCGCTGGTGGAGGCGCGGAACGCCCGCCCGCAGCCCGCTCGCGACGACAAGGTGATCGCCGCGTGGAACGGCCTCGCCATCACGGCACTCGCCGAGGCGGGTCTCGCCCTGCGGCGACCGGAGTGGGTGGAGGCGGCCGTGGCGGCCGGAGCGTTCGTGCTCGACGTCCACGCCTCCGGCGACGGACTGCTGCGCAGCTCGCGCGACGGCGTGGCAGGTGCGGCCGCCGGTGTCCTCGAAGACTACGGGTGTCTCGCCGACGGCCTGCTCGCCCTGCACCAGGCGACCGGCGAATCCGGGTGGCTGGTCGAGGCGACCTCGCTGATCGACACGGCGCTGCGGAGGTTCGGCGTCGAGGGCGCGCCGGGAGCCTTCCACGACACGGCGGAGGATGCGGAGACGCTCGTGCACCGGCCGAGCGATCCCACCGACAACGCGAGCCCGTCAGGGGCATCCGCGCTGGCTGGCGCGCTGCTCACGGCGTCCGCGCTGGCAGGCCCGGATCGCGCGGGAGCGTATCGGGCGGCGTGCGAGGAGGCACTCCGCAGGGCAGGCGCGCTGGTGGCGCAGGCACCGCGGTTCGCGGGGCACTGGCTGTCGGTGGCCGAGGCGATGTTGTCCGGCCCCGTGCAGGTGGCCGTCGTGGGCTCTGACGCGCAGGAGCGCGCCGACCTGCTCACCGAGGCCGCGAGGAACGTGCACGGCGGGGGCGTGGTGCTGGGCGGGAGCCCCGAGGCCGACGGTGTTCCGTTGCTGGCCGACCGTTCCCTCGTGGACGGCGCGGCCGCGGCGTACGTCTGTCACGGCTATGTCTGCGACCGCCCGGTGACCGACACCGAATCCCTAGCCAGGCTGCTCTGACACCCCTGACCTCACACACCGTGTCCTCACTTCCTGCACGGGTGTTTGCACCTGGCGCACCGTGTCCGCACTTCCTGCACCCGTGTCCGCACTTCCCGTTCGGCTCGTGTGCGGGAACTGCAACCACCTGTGCATAACCTGCAAACACCCGTGCACAGGCTGCGGACACGATCTTCGAAGACTGCGGGGAGCCGACCGTTCGGGCAGGCTGGAGGCATGGAGTCGTTGACCGTTTCGAGCGCAGCACTGACTCGACTGCTGGACGGGCGATGGGCGGCGGTGCGCCGCGACGTCCGGGAACATCTGGCCGCACAAGCGGCGCACGGTGCTCTCGACACGGCGCGACTTGACGTCGCCGCGCATCGGGAGCGAATCGCCCGGCAGATCGAGGCCCTCGCCGAGACGGGCGGCCCCCGGCTCGGCTTCCCCACGGAGTACGGCGGTGGGGGTGACATCGGCGCCGCCGTGGTGTCGTTCGAGATGCTCGGCTTCGGCGACCTCTCCCTCATGGTCAAGGCAGGCGTCCAGTGGGGACTGTTCGGAGGCGGTATCCACCTGCTGGGCACGCGGCGCCACCACGAGCAGTACCTTCCGGACATCATGTCGGGCGCGCTGCCCGGTTGCTTCGCGATGACGGAGGTCGGGCACGGGTCGGACGTGCAGCGCCTTCGCACCACGGCGACCTACGATCCGCGCACGGCCGAGTTCGTCGTGCACACACCCGACAGCGCGGCGGCGAAGACCTACATCGGCAACGCGGCGCGTGACGGTCGTCTCGCCGTGGTATTCGCCCAGCTCGTGACCGGCGGACGGAGCCGTGGCGTGCACGCACTGCTGGTACCGATCCGCGACGAGAACGGCACGGTGCTGCCCGGCGTCACCGTCGAGGACTCCGGGGTGAAGGCCGGGCTCAACGGGGTCGATAACGGGCGACTGACGTTCGACCAGGTGCGCGTGCCCCGCGCCGCGCTGCTCAACCGCTACGGCGACGTGACAGAGGACGGCACCTACACCAGCCCGATCGACAGCGACAACAAGCGCTTCTTCACCATGCTCGGCACGCTGGTGCGCGGCCGGATCAGCGTCGCGGGCAGCGCGGGCAGCGCCACGAAACGCGCGCTGGCCATCGCCGTCAACTACGCAGACCGGCGAAAGCAGTTCGAGGGCCCGGACGGCGACGAGATCACCGTCCTCGACTACCTCACCCACCAGCGGCGCCTGCTGCCCGCGCTGGCGACGACGTACGCGCTGCACTTCGCGCAGGAGGACCTCGTCGCGGAGCTGCACGATCTCCAGGGCGGAACCCCTGAGGACGTCGCGAACGCCGACGAAATCCGGCAGCGTGAGCTGGAGTCCCGTGCGGCGGGGCTCAAGGCCGTGGCCACCTGGCACGCGACGCACACGATCCAGGCCGCCCGCGAGGCCTGCGGTGGAGCCGGGTACATGGCGGAGAACGTGCTGCCGTCGTTGAAGGCCGACACCGACGTGTTCACCACGTTCGAGGGTGACAACACGGTGTTGCTGCAACTGGTCGCGAAGGGGCTGCTCACCAATTACCGGCTCCAGTTCCAGGACCTCAGTCCACTTGCGACAGCCCGGTTCGTCGCCGAGCAGTTCGTCGGCGCCGTGATCGAGCGAACGGCGGCGAGGAAGGTCGTGGAGCGGATCGTGGACGCCTCACCCGTGAGGGACGACGATGACGCGGTGTTCGATCGCGCGTGGCAGTGCAAGCTGTTCACCGACCGCGAGTCGCACGTCCTCGACGGGCTCGCGCGGCGGTTGCGCGCAGCGGGCAGGGACAACGCCTTCGAGGTGTTCAATGCAGCAGGCGACCACGTGCTGAGGGCTGCCCGAGTCCACGTCGATCGGCTGGTGCTCGACTCCTTCGTCGCGGCCGTCGAGCGCTGTGACGACGACGAGGCACGCGCACTGCTGAACAAGGTGTGCGATCTGCACGTGCTGTCCACCATCGAGGCCGACCGCGGTTGGTTCCTCGAACACGGCAGGCTCACCAGCGGAAGGGCGAAGGCGGTGGTGGCGGGGGTGAACCGGCTCTGCGGTGAGCTGCGCCCGCACGCGCGAACACTCGTGGACGCGTTCGCGGTGCCAGAGGCGCTGGTTCAGGTGCCCATGCTGGACTGGACCTGAGCCGGAGCTGCGATGTTCACCGCGAGGTCGGCGGCACGTGACCTGGCGCGGGTAGGAACACGATGAACGAACGGACATCGCCTACCCGTGGAGGAACTGTCGTGAGACGTGCCGGACGAAAACTGTTGCCGGTGGTGGCATTGGTCGGAGCCCTCGTGGCGACGACACCCGCCAACGCGGAGGGCCAGGTGCAGGAACGGCACCTGACCGTCGCGACGTTCAACATCCATCACGGTGCGGGTCCCGACGACGAGCTCGACCTCGCGCACGTCGCCGACGTGATCGCCGACAACGGCATGGATGTCGTCGGGTTGCAGGAAGTGGATCGCCACTGGGGCGAGCGCAGTGATTTCGCCGACCAGGCGCGCTGGCTGGCCGAGCGGCTGGACATGCACGTCGTGTTCGGTGCGAATCTCGACAGGGACCCGCTGCGAGCAGAGCAACCCCGTAGGCAGTACGGCACGGCGATCCTGTCGCGTCATCCGATCATGGAGAGTCGCAACATCCACCTTCCTCGCCCGCAGGGTGGTGAGCAACGCGGCCTGCTCGAGGCCGTACTGCTGGTACGCGGTGTTCCGATGAATTTCTACTCGACGCACTTCCAGCACAACTCGCAGGTGGAACGCCTGGCGCAGGCCGAAGCCGTCAACGACGTGCTCGACGACGTCGAGCGGCCCGTCGTGCTCGTCGGCGACCTCAACGCCGTGCCCACGACGCCCGAGATCGAGCGGATGACCACCAACCTGTACGACACGTGGCCGGTGGCCGGTGAGGGTGACGGCTACACCTACGACGTGGCAACGCCGCACGCGCGCATCGACTACGTGCTGGCCAGCGACGAGGTGCGGGCGGACTCGGCACGGGTGATCGACACCGACGCCTCCGACCACCTCCCGGTCGTGGTCGATGTCGTGATCAGCGGCGTTCCCGGGGTCGGAGGGCAGTAGGGCTGGCCCTTCTCCGTGGGCTGGGCGCTGACCGGGGGCGGGTGTTCGTCGATTGTGGACGGCGATCGCGACACCGGCTCCCGCCGCGCCCGGCCTCGCGCGACGCCTGCGGGGATCAACACGGCTCAGTCGAGACCCCACCACCGGCCGAGGTGCCAGGCGGCGCAGACATCGACGTCCAGCAGGTACGGGGCCGCGCGCCCGCACTGTCCCTCACCGGTTCCGGGATCGACCGGCTGACCGTGTCCCATGCCGGTGAGCGTCACGGTCTGGACCACCGGCCTGCCCTCGGTGTCCTCGTACACAGCGCGCGGATGTCCTCCCACGGTGTCGGTGTGGTCGGCGGTGGCATCCGTGCCGTGCACGTTCGTCCACTGCTCGACGAGTTCGCGCTGGTTGGCGACGGACACCGTGCTGTCGGCGGTACCGTGCCAGATACTCACGGTCGGCCACGGCCCTTCGTGGGAACTCGCCGCGCGAACGAGATCACCCCACGCCGAGGGGCTGAGATTCTTGCCCACGTACATACAGGTGTACGCCTCGTAGAGAGCGCTCGCGCACCGGTAGGGGAGCCCGGCGACGACGCCGCCACCGACGAAGCGATCTGGGTAGGTGGCGAGCAACGCCGAGGTCATCCCACCGCCTGCCGACAGTCCCGTGACGTACACCCGTGAGGCATCACCACGGGTGGCGGCGAGCGTGTGGTCCAGCATGCTGATCACGGAAACCACCTCGCCCTTGCCCCTGGTCGTGTCGGACGAGGCGAACCAGTTGAAGCAGTTGTTGGCGTTGTTCGTGGAACGTTGTTCCGGCAGGACGACGCTGAAGCGCCACATGTCGGCCAGCTCGATCCAGCCCGCGGCGCTGCCGTAACCCGTGGCGTTCTGCGTGCACCCGTGGAGGGCGACGACCACCGGCCTCCCCTCGGCGAGCCCGTCGGGTACGTACTGGAACATGCGAAGGTTGCCGGGGTTGGTCCCGAAGTAGGGAACTTCCACCACGGCCGCCGATGTCGTGGTGGCCCCTGCGGTGGTCGAAGCGGCCAGGAATACGGCGGCCAGCAGGGGCAGCAGGATGCGGATGCGGCGGAGACGTCGCCTGCGGACGGATGCCATTACGGGCCTCCTCACGTCGTTGTGATCCACGACACGGTAGGGGTGTGTCGATTCGGCGGCCATGTCTGCCGAGGCCACAACACCGCTGCCTGCTGTGGGGCGTGAGCACATTCCGCGTCGTCGGCGCTCCTCCTACGGTGGCCGGGTGCCGCAAGGAGCCGGAGGTCCCGAGATGAGTAAGCGCACCATCGCCACCGCACTGCTGTCGTCGTTGCTCGTCGGCGCATCCCTTGCCTCCCCGGCAGCGCTGGCGGAGGTCCAGCCCGGCTCGGACGGTCAGTGCGCTCAACGGCACCTTCGAGTGCCGGGAGCGCGTCACCAGCAGGTGGCGTGTCTCGACGACCTCACCACCACGGGAACGGTGCGAACAGGACACACGGACCCCGCCGACTGGGCAGGGCTGACGCAGAGCGCGTTGCCGGTGCCGGGACCGGTGCCCGGAATTCAGATCGACGGGTACTTCCCCGACACCTCCACCACCAACACCAATCACGGGTGGAATCACGACTCGCAGTTCGTGATCCGCCTTCCTCGGGACTGGAACGGTGGTCTCGTCGTGTCCGGGACGCCGGGGAACCGCGAGCAGTACGCCAACGACAGGGTCATCTCCGACTGGGTGTTGTCGAAGGGCTATGCCTTCGCCGCCACGGACAAGGGCAACACCGGGCTGGGCTTCCACACCGACGGCAGGCGTCCTGGCGACGCGGTCGCCGAGTGGAACCACCGGGTGACCCAGTTGGCCAGGGCGGCGAAGGCCACGGTCGCCCAGCACTATCGCCGTCCCCCGTCCCGCACCGTCGCAACAGGACTGTCCAACGGCGGCTACCTCGTGCGCTGGCAACTGGAGAACCACCCCGAACTCTACGACGGCGGTGTCGATTGGGAGGGAACGCTGTGGTCGGAGGAGGGGCCGAACCTGGTGGAGTACCTTCCGAAGGCACTGTCGGCCTACCCTCGCTACGCCGACGGCGGAGCAGACGCCGACGCGGCACACGCCGAGCTGGTGGCCGCCGGATTCGGTGAGGGCTCGGAGTTCCTGTGGCCGTACCACTACGAGATCTACTGGGATCTGACCCAGCGGATCTATCGCGAGGAGATCGACCCCGAGTTCGACGGTGACGTCGTGGCGGGAATCCCGTTCTGCGAACCGGGAACACCCGCGTGCGACGCGGACTACGACTACCGCGAGCGTCCTGCCGAGGTGCACGAGGCCGTCGAACGCATCGGGCTGACCGGACGGATCGGCAAGCCGCTGCTGACCCTGCACGGCACGCTGGACGTGCTGCTGCCGATCAGCGAGAGCTCCGACGTCTACGCCGAAATGGTGCGGGAACAGGGACGAGGACACCTGCACCGTTACTACCGCATAGCCGACGGAACCCACACCGACTCGCTGGTTGACTCGTATCCCGGCAGGCTGCGTGCTCTGACGCCGTGTCACCGCACGGCTTTCGAGGCGCTGGAGGCGTTCCTGGCCGACGGCACGCCGCCCCCGGTGTCGGCCACGATCCCGCGCCCGACCGACGCCACCCCCGACGACCTGTTGACGACGTGCGACCTCGGCTGACCCTCGCCGTGTCCGCACTTCCTCTACGCGTGTCCGCACTTCCTGCACGAGTGTCCGCACTTCCTGCACGAGTGTTGGCAGTTCCTGCACGAGTGACGGCAGATCGGGTGCCCGAGCCCGCAGCCCGCGTGCGTAACGGTGGCGCGACATGATGCTGACGACTCCGCTGGAGTGGGAGCTCACCTGAGCCGACGTCGTCGCCGAGGGAGCTCCTACCATCGCGGATGAGTGCTTCCCACGAACATAGGAGTGTCATGATCTTCATTACCGCCAAGTTCCGCGTCCTTCCCGAACACGCCGAAGCGTGGCCGGAGATCTCGCGTGAGTTCACCGAGGCCACGCGAGCGGAGCCGGGCTGCCTGTGGTTCGACTGGTCGCGCAGCCTCGACGACGAGAACGAGTACGTGCTGGTGGAGGCGTTCCGCGACGGCGAAGCGGGCGCGGCCCACGTCCAGTCTGACCACTTCAAGGCCGCCCAGCGGAAGCTGCCGCAGTACCTCGTCGAGACTCCGCGCATCGTGAGCACCACCGTTGACCAGGACGGTTGGGCCGAACTCGGTGAGATGGCCGTCGACCGCTGAGAACTCGCACAGTCCCGAAGTCGGGCACGATTCCATCACCCCGGACGAGCATGAGGCGGCGAAAAGCGCTTGTCTCCACCGGATCGCGGCACTAGCGTGCGCACATGTCCGACGCGCGCTTCGCCTGGATGGCCTCGGAACGCGAGGTGTCGCTGCACTACCTGAACGCCATGCGCGACGCGGTGGTGCGGGTGTCCGAGGGACTGTCCGAGGAACGTCAGCGTGAGCCGGGCGTGGAGTCCGGCACCAACCTGCTGGGACTCGTCCGCCATCTGACCTGGGTGGAGCAGCACTGGTTCCAGCGCGTGTTCCTCGGTGAGGAGCCGGGCACGACCGACTCGATGGTCGTGCCCGCCGGACAGTCACGCGACGAGATCGTGGCCGCCTACCGGAAGGCGTGCGCGCGCAGCGACGACATCGTGCGCGCCGCATCCGATCTCGGCGTGCTCGCGGCGCGGGCCAACCCGGGAGAGCAGGTGCGCGTACCACTGCGTGTCATCGTCACCCACCTGATCGAGGAGACGGCTCGCCATGCCGGACACGCCGACATCCTGCGCGAACGCCTCGACGGCGTGACTGCGCTCTAGCCGCGTTCAGCCCAGCGCGCGCCGGTACAGCGCCTCGACGTCCTCGCGCCGAGGCGGGGCCTCGCCGAGTACCGCCTGCATCATGAGTCCACAGGTGAGGGTGGCGACCAGTCGCCCGGTCAGCGGATCGGTGCGGGCGACGAACAACTCGGCGAGCGCGTCGTCCCACGCGACGGCGGCACCGCGCAGGCTCGGGCGTTGAAGCGCGAGCGCGTAGAGGTTGTACTCGGCGATCGTGTTGGCACGTTCCCTGGTCACGGAGTCGAGCACCAGTTCAGCCAGCGCCGTCGCCAGGTCCACGTCGGTGGGCAGTGCGGCGTCCCATTCGCGGAGCGCGGCCACGTTGCGCCGTGCCGCTTCGTCGAGGGCGCTCGCGATCAGGTCGTCGAGCGTGGCGAAGTGGTAGGTGGTCGAGCCGAGCGGCACGCCCGCCTTCGCCGCGACGGCACGGTGGGTGAGCGCGTTGATGCCGCGTTCGGCGATGAGCGTGATGGCCGCGCGGGCGATGCGGTTGCGGCGGTCCGGGTCGTTCGGACCACGGGTGCGCCTGCGTGTCGCCGGTTCCTGCGCCGTCATGCGCTTGGCTCCCCTCCAAGGCCGGTCCCGGCCATGACATCACACCACGTCGGGCGGGGTGCGACAGCCCCACACCTTCACTGTGTACTCATGTACATATA comes from Saccharomonospora xinjiangensis XJ-54 and encodes:
- a CDS encoding daunorubicin resistance protein DrrA family ABC transporter ATP-binding protein; translated protein: MNPAPAVEAAGLRKRYDTTNALDGLDLLVPSGTVHGILGPNGAGKTTTVRVLSTLARADSGTARVAGFDVRAQAPQVRRSIGLVGQHAAVDEILTGRQNLVMFGRLYHLSPSDAARRADELLTAFRLSEAAGKPVKGYSGGMRRRLDLAAGLLTAPPVLFLDEPTTGLDPRARTEMWDAVRELAAMKTTVILTTQYLEEADQLADAISVVDGGKVVAQGSPEELKARIGGDHLDVTVHRADELPAAAGLLSRVCGTDVHTDADRNRLSAPVSDRVGALGAFLRAVDEAGLTVEDVSIRRPTLDDVFLRITGTDRPMKETVA
- a CDS encoding TetR/AcrR family transcriptional regulator; this encodes MEIASRGNVWEVSSVYVGGGDPKRSMELLWGVTEKPRRGPKPRFSVEDIVAKAIELADADGIEAVTMRGVASALGLTAMSLYGYVPGKSELVDLMVDRVHAELGPPEPSGPGWRAEVEALARQAWELHLRHPWLLQVSMARPLLGPNVIAKYDTDLRAVSNLKLTPVEMDQVVTLLANYIHSAARAAVEVRRVGQDTGKDNPEWWTEYEPLLAKVLDAERFPMAGEVGNAVGEEYYGPNAPELAFEFGLEVLLDGIAVLVDRAARRGEG
- a CDS encoding thioredoxin domain-containing protein, whose amino-acid sequence is MNRLADATSPYLLQHADNPVDWWPWGPEALGEARRRDVPILLSIGYAACHWCHVMAHESFSDDDVAAFMNEHFVNIKVDREERPDIDAVYMAATQAMTGQGGWPMTCFLTPEGKPFHCGTYYPPVPAHGMPSFRQVLEAVDQAWRERRAELVEGAGRIVEHIAERTTPLSTHPVDEDTVTSAVATLRTETDPGHGGFGGAPKFPPSMVLEFLLRHYERTGSAQALSIVDLTAEGMARGGIYDQLAGGFARYSVDAGWVVPHFEKMLYDNALLLRFYAHLARRTGSALAHRVAGETAEFLLRDLRTPEGGFASSLDADTDGVEGLTYVWTPQQLVDVLGRDDGVWAAETFGVTREGTFERGASTLQLRRDPDDPARWMRVTSALVEARNARPQPARDDKVIAAWNGLAITALAEAGLALRRPEWVEAAVAAGAFVLDVHASGDGLLRSSRDGVAGAAAGVLEDYGCLADGLLALHQATGESGWLVEATSLIDTALRRFGVEGAPGAFHDTAEDAETLVHRPSDPTDNASPSGASALAGALLTASALAGPDRAGAYRAACEEALRRAGALVAQAPRFAGHWLSVAEAMLSGPVQVAVVGSDAQERADLLTEAARNVHGGGVVLGGSPEADGVPLLADRSLVDGAAAAYVCHGYVCDRPVTDTESLARLL
- a CDS encoding acyl-CoA dehydrogenase family protein; translated protein: MESLTVSSAALTRLLDGRWAAVRRDVREHLAAQAAHGALDTARLDVAAHRERIARQIEALAETGGPRLGFPTEYGGGGDIGAAVVSFEMLGFGDLSLMVKAGVQWGLFGGGIHLLGTRRHHEQYLPDIMSGALPGCFAMTEVGHGSDVQRLRTTATYDPRTAEFVVHTPDSAAAKTYIGNAARDGRLAVVFAQLVTGGRSRGVHALLVPIRDENGTVLPGVTVEDSGVKAGLNGVDNGRLTFDQVRVPRAALLNRYGDVTEDGTYTSPIDSDNKRFFTMLGTLVRGRISVAGSAGSATKRALAIAVNYADRRKQFEGPDGDEITVLDYLTHQRRLLPALATTYALHFAQEDLVAELHDLQGGTPEDVANADEIRQRELESRAAGLKAVATWHATHTIQAAREACGGAGYMAENVLPSLKADTDVFTTFEGDNTVLLQLVAKGLLTNYRLQFQDLSPLATARFVAEQFVGAVIERTAARKVVERIVDASPVRDDDDAVFDRAWQCKLFTDRESHVLDGLARRLRAAGRDNAFEVFNAAGDHVLRAARVHVDRLVLDSFVAAVERCDDDEARALLNKVCDLHVLSTIEADRGWFLEHGRLTSGRAKAVVAGVNRLCGELRPHARTLVDAFAVPEALVQVPMLDWT
- a CDS encoding endonuclease/exonuclease/phosphatase family protein yields the protein MALVGALVATTPANAEGQVQERHLTVATFNIHHGAGPDDELDLAHVADVIADNGMDVVGLQEVDRHWGERSDFADQARWLAERLDMHVVFGANLDRDPLRAEQPRRQYGTAILSRHPIMESRNIHLPRPQGGEQRGLLEAVLLVRGVPMNFYSTHFQHNSQVERLAQAEAVNDVLDDVERPVVLVGDLNAVPTTPEIERMTTNLYDTWPVAGEGDGYTYDVATPHARIDYVLASDEVRADSARVIDTDASDHLPVVVDVVISGVPGVGGQ
- a CDS encoding extracellular catalytic domain type 1 short-chain-length polyhydroxyalkanoate depolymerase, which translates into the protein MASVRRRRLRRIRILLPLLAAVFLAASTTAGATTTSAAVVEVPYFGTNPGNLRMFQYVPDGLAEGRPVVVALHGCTQNATGYGSAAGWIELADMWRFSVVLPEQRSTNNANNCFNWFASSDTTRGKGEVVSVISMLDHTLAATRGDASRVYVTGLSAGGGMTSALLATYPDRFVGGGVVAGLPYRCASALYEAYTCMYVGKNLSPSAWGDLVRAASSHEGPWPTVSIWHGTADSTVSVANQRELVEQWTNVHGTDATADHTDTVGGHPRAVYEDTEGRPVVQTVTLTGMGHGQPVDPGTGEGQCGRAAPYLLDVDVCAAWHLGRWWGLD
- a CDS encoding 3-hydroxybutyrate oligomer hydrolase family protein, giving the protein MSKRTIATALLSSLLVGASLASPAALAEVQPGSDGQCAQRHLRVPGARHQQVACLDDLTTTGTVRTGHTDPADWAGLTQSALPVPGPVPGIQIDGYFPDTSTTNTNHGWNHDSQFVIRLPRDWNGGLVVSGTPGNREQYANDRVISDWVLSKGYAFAATDKGNTGLGFHTDGRRPGDAVAEWNHRVTQLARAAKATVAQHYRRPPSRTVATGLSNGGYLVRWQLENHPELYDGGVDWEGTLWSEEGPNLVEYLPKALSAYPRYADGGADADAAHAELVAAGFGEGSEFLWPYHYEIYWDLTQRIYREEIDPEFDGDVVAGIPFCEPGTPACDADYDYRERPAEVHEAVERIGLTGRIGKPLLTLHGTLDVLLPISESSDVYAEMVREQGRGHLHRYYRIADGTHTDSLVDSYPGRLRALTPCHRTAFEALEAFLADGTPPPVSATIPRPTDATPDDLLTTCDLG
- a CDS encoding putative quinol monooxygenase, whose translation is MIFITAKFRVLPEHAEAWPEISREFTEATRAEPGCLWFDWSRSLDDENEYVLVEAFRDGEAGAAHVQSDHFKAAQRKLPQYLVETPRIVSTTVDQDGWAELGEMAVDR
- a CDS encoding DinB family protein: MSDARFAWMASEREVSLHYLNAMRDAVVRVSEGLSEERQREPGVESGTNLLGLVRHLTWVEQHWFQRVFLGEEPGTTDSMVVPAGQSRDEIVAAYRKACARSDDIVRAASDLGVLAARANPGEQVRVPLRVIVTHLIEETARHAGHADILRERLDGVTAL
- a CDS encoding TetR/AcrR family transcriptional regulator — its product is MTAQEPATRRRTRGPNDPDRRNRIARAAITLIAERGINALTHRAVAAKAGVPLGSTTYHFATLDDLIASALDEAARRNVAALREWDAALPTDVDLATALAELVLDSVTRERANTIAEYNLYALALQRPSLRGAAVAWDDALAELFVARTDPLTGRLVATLTCGLMMQAVLGEAPPRREDVEALYRRALG